A stretch of DNA from Piliocolobus tephrosceles isolate RC106 chromosome 21, ASM277652v3, whole genome shotgun sequence:
ctgaggcatgagaattgcttgaacccagcaggtggaggttgcaatgagccaagattgtgctgttgcactcaagcccgggtgacaagagtgagactctatctcaaaaaaaaaaaaaaaaaaaaattcagattcccAAGCTCCTCCTGCCCTGGGGGTCCTGATTCAGTAAGTCGGGACTAGATCTGTGATTTGAATGATGCTCCTAACCAAGTCAGAGGTTCAAACATATTTGGGAAGTGGGAGGATACGCTCCCTAAATCTTTCAGTGATCCCAGGAGGGAAGTACTGTTgtcttcattttgtagatgagaaaaccgGCTCAGAGGGAGGACCCACACCAAGTAAGTAAAGATGGGACTTGAATTCATAGCCAGGATACCAGGCTGCGTTAGAGAATCCTAGGGGAGCTTACATAAATAACGTGCTAAAGCACAAGATGCTAAGTATTTGATGAAAGCAGCTAGTATCAGCACCAAAGACACTGCTTAAATTGTGCCTCTCACTGGGCATACCACTGCTGGAACAAGGGGGCAGACAGAACCTAACATAAAAGCCTTTTGTCTCCACAACCTGAATTATTTTGCTGGGGGAGGGAGCACGTGGATGAATTGTAGAGGCTGCCAAATGGGGGGAGGAGTGAAGGGATCTGAGGTATGTGAGTGGGCACAAGAACCGGGATATTCATGAGGAACTGGTGGGGAGGATGCCAAGGGAAATCAAGACAGATGTGGGACAGACTTATTCCAGAACCCCAAAATTGATCTCCCCTGTATCAGCATGGAATTGTCTCTGAAGTGTCATAGTACTAAGACCCAGAAGAGTCTAGTGAGGGAGGGATGGGTATGTCGATGGATTGGGAGATGGCTGGGTGAATATGTATGGATGGCaaaatgagtggatgaatggacaCAGATGGAAATATGTAgtgagagatggatggatggagtgCTGGATGGAGAAGATGGGTAAGTGGgatgatggataaatggatggagggACGGCATGCCAGATGGGGTAGAATGATAAAGGGATGGGTGGGTGAAGAGGGCAGACAGTTGGATAAGCAAGGTAGATAGGTGAGTTGAGGGACTGGAAGATGGGTAGCTGGAGAGGGAAAGTTAGATGGAGCAACAGCTGGATGGACAGGTGGAGATGGCAGGGTGGGTGAGATGAACGGATGGTGGGAGACGTTAACTGTATAAATTGCCAAGGGAATGGATTTCTAGGGTCTACTTGAAGCAGAGCTTCTTAACTTGGCTTTCCTGAATGGGCGTCAAGCAGTTCACACACCTACTGAAATCACACTCCAAATTATAGTGGATCCATTTTCCAATAATTCTCAGAGGAGTCTGAGATTCCCCAAGTGTTCAGAACCACTGATTTGTTCTGTGTTAGACTTTCCCATTCATTGTCTTGTCATCCCCCACAGCCTCCAGAATAGGAAAATACACATCATCGCATGAAACAATCAGTATTAACAAAACGTTGATGACATTCCCTTCCCCATCCCTGTGGATCAAGGCAAGAAGGGCCATTCACCGATGCAGAAACCAGGAGCTGGAAAGCCGCAGCAGTTTTGAGGCCTGCGTTCAGTGTCTGGACTTCCGGGTCAAGTTCTGAGGGTCTATGGCATCTGGCTGCAGTCTTTGCTTTGGGGAAGTCTCATGTCCTGGCTCACATATGGAAACGGGCATCAGGAGACCCCTGGGCCCTGCGAAGGCCCATAGATTCCTGTGTGGAGGCCAAGAGAGCAGGGTGGTTCAACCGGACCTGGGCCTTGGCTGGCCGCAGCCGCCCACCCCCACCCACGTGGATATTAACCGTTGTGGCATAGCTGAGCCgcctggctgggggaggtggtggctggggctggagggggGGCGAAGATGCCCGTGACGTGGGAGCAGAGGAGGACCAAGAGCCCCGGGAGGCTGTGGgggcccctcccccaggcccctgcCGCCGAGCCAGGCTCTGGCTAATATATGAGGCTGCCAGGTATCTGGAGAGGGCAGCTGCATTGGGGCCCAGGAGCTGACGGCTGGAAGGTGGGGGACTATGAGGTGGGGTCAAGTCTGAagactccaacctggcaacatgaGAGGCTAAGGAGCCTCCTGGTTTGGACAAAACCATGGTGGTCTGAAATGGGGTGGGTAAGAGGCCCTGAATGTCTAGAGAGCTTCCTCTCTCAGGTAAAGGTGTGGCAGCTGGATCATGGGCATCTGTGAGGCTCTTCTGCTCCAACAAAGGTGTGAGTTTTTGGACCTGTGTATCTGTAAGGCTCGGCTCCTGAAGTGGAGGTGTAGCCGCTGGACCCTGGATGTCTGGGAGGCTTCCCTGCTTGGGCGAAGTTGGGAGGGCTTGGACCCAGATGTCTGTGAGGCCTTGTGGTAGGGGCAAAGGTGTGGTAGCTGGAACCTGAGTGTCTGGAAGGTCCTGGGACAGAGACAGTGGGGCGTTGGCTGGGATCCGATGGTCCAGGTGGCTTTCATGTGCAGGCAAAGGTGAGGTACCTGGAATCTGAAGGTCTGGGAGATGACATGGCAAGGGCGGTGGGCTGTTGCCTGGGCCCTGGGGGTCCAGGCTGCTTCCATGCAAAGACAAAGGCTGGATGGGTTGACTGCAGACAGGGTCTGGGCCCAGAACATCCCTGGAACCTCCTTGCTTTGTTAGTGGGATATTGGTTGAGCTCTCGCTGTCTAGATGACCTTCTTGCTTGGGCACAGGAGTGGTGGCTGAAACTGTGAAATCAGAACAAATCTCCTTGGGCAAAGCTGGAGTGGTGGGAACGTGGATGTCCACACAGTGTCCCTGTTCAGGACAAAAGGCAGTGGATGGAGCTGGTATAGCCACGTGACTTCTATGCTCAGGCAAAGGAGTGGTAGCTGGAACTTGGGTTTCCGGGTGGCCTGGATCAGGGGAACTTGTAAGAGCCGGCACCTGGAGGTGTAGGGGGCATTCCTGCTTGGGCAAAGGTGTAGCGGCTGGAGCCTGGACATGCTGGGAACCTCCTTGTTCAGGCAGAAGGGTAGCAGCTGAAACGTGGATGCCCGGATGGTCTTGCTTAGGCAAATTTGAAACATGTAGACCCTGGCTATCCGGGCTGCCTCCCTGCTTCGACAAAGGTATGgcagcttgaacccaggcagcaggaCCCAGGGGGACAGACTCCTGGGCACATGTCAGCGGGAAGGCCAACTCACACACCAGCACGTGTCCAAAGGCAGGCAGGAGCCCTGAATGCAAAAAGAGGATCAAGTCAGGACCACTACCCCAGTGGGGACCACCTCTGCCAACCACGTACCCGGACTTCACCTGGCTCCGCCTGCTCCTGGGGCAGACAGGGGGATGGCTGGGGTTGGGCCAGAACCCGAGGCCGGCGGCGAGGGGCGTTGGCTGATGCCCGAGTCTCCGCCCGCTGCATCTGCTGGATCCGCTCACTGTAAAGCCGGGCCAGCTCTCGCACTCGGGATGCTGTCCTTTCCGAACTCGGGGCTCCGGCCTTCCCACTCCTGCTGTCTCCACCCAGATCCGAATCCTCCAGGATCAGCAGTGGCTCTGGGAAGCCTGGCCGGGCCAGCTGCCCCTGCTCCAATGCCTGCCAGGCACTCCGGATTTCTGAGCAAGAGCGGAATGCTAGCTCATCTGGGAATCCCTGATGTTGGGTGACATCCTGGGGCTGGAAGTCTGGGAATGATAccccttcctcatcctcctctgGCCCTGCCTTGCCTCCTGAGGGCGACTCTCCCAGTTTCCCAGGATTGCTTCCAGAGAACAGTTCTCTCCTGGTGGCTGGAGCCTCAACTGGTTCCTGCAGAGGCCCCTGAAGCCAGGAGTCACAGGGGAGGGTGGGAGTGCTAGAAAGACTGGGGGTGTCGGGGACACTAGGCATGGCTGGAAGGCAGGGCATCTCAAAAACACCGGAAATGTCAGAGAAACTAGGAAGGCGGGGACCTTCGGGAATTTCACAGCGGCTGGGAATTTCAGGAAGGTTGGGCACGTCAGGAATTTTGGTAAGGCAGGGAATGTTGGGCATTTCAGCTGCACTGGAACTTTCGAGCCCCTCCAGGACATGGAGTGGGGAAGGCCCCCGTTCATCCATCTCCagtccttcttcctcctcctcctcctcttcagaaGAGTCCCGGCTGGGCAGGGCTTGGAATGTGAGGGTTTCACTGTCGCCAGGCACCTGGGAGTCTCCGGAAAACTTGGGAACGTCATGTGTGGATGGCTATAGTGGGCACAAGAGAAGAAGCCAAAGATATCAGCATGGTGGCTGGGCagggcggctcatgcctgtaatctcagcatttttggaggctgaggcgggtgggtcacttgaggtcaggagttcaagaccagcctggccaacatggtgaaaccctgtctctactaaaaatacagaaaaaaaaaaaaaaaatNNNNNNNNNNNNNNNNNNNNNNNNNNNNNNNNNNNNNNNNNNNNNNNNNNNNNNNNNNNNNNNNNNNNNNNNNNNNNNNNNNNNNNNNNNNNNNNNNNNNgggcaacagagcaagactccatctcaaaaaaaaaaaaaggtatgagcATGGGCTGGCCTACCTGGTCCCTGGTCTGTGTGCCCACACCTACAGGCCCAAGGACACCATGATGGACAGCCAGCTCACCCCTGGATCTCGAAGGCCTCGCTGATTTAGCAGTTCCAGGATTTCTTCAGTGATTGAGGTCCCAGAGGGGTCCAGTGTTGGAGGTCCAGCATCCTCTAGGTCCTCAGGCGGTCCAGAGCCTGAAATTGGTGGCTGAGATTCTGAGGGGTAGAGTTCACCTTCGCTGCCAGCGTGCTGTGAAGGAGGGAAAGCAATGGAAGGCAAAAGCCGAGACTCCTCCCTCACAGAGGACCCCAAGCCCCAATCCCcttcatttgtgtttgtttgttttgagatggagtctcgctctgttgcccagcctggagcgcaatggcgccatctctgctcactgcaacctctgcctcccgggttcaagcgattctcctgcctcagccttctgagtagccgggattacaggcacctgccacaatgtcTGCctggtatttgtatttttagtagggacagggtttcaccatgttggccaggctggttgcaaactcttgacctcaagtgatccgtctgcctcagcctcccaaagtgctaggattacaggcgtgagtcaccatgcccggattttgttttgtttttttttttagacagggtcttactctgttgcccaggctgaagtgcaatggtgcgatcatagctcactgcagcttcgacctcctgggtccaagcaatcctcccacctccgcctcctga
This window harbors:
- the PLEKHG2 gene encoding pleckstrin homology domain-containing family G member 2 gives rise to the protein MPEGAQGLSLSKPSPSLGCGRRGEVCDCGTVCETRTAAPADPTMTSPRGSGSSTSLSTVGSEGDPAPGPTPACSASRPEPLPGPPIRLHLSPVGIPGSAKPSRLERVAREIVETERAYVRDLRSIVEDYLGPLLDGGVLGLSVEQVGTLFANIEDIYEFSSELLEDLENSSSAGGIAECFVQRSEDFDIYTLYCMNYPSSLALLRELSLSPPAALWLQERQAQLRHSLPLQSFLLKPVQRILKYHLLLQVIGRGLKRHPLTFCTRLCTWEGIQSLETGPCSEQRWRHCAPGWATERDSISKQTNTNEGDWGLGSSVREESRLLPSIAFPPSQHAGSEGELYPSESQPPISGSGPPEDLEDAGPPTLDPSGTSITEEILELLNQRGLRDPGPSTHDVPKFSGDSQVPGDSETLTFQALPSRDSSEEEEEEEEGLEMDERGPSPLHVLEGLESSSAAEMPNIPCLTKIPDVPNLPEIPSRCEIPEGPRLPSFSDISGVFEMPCLPAMPSVPDTPSLSSTPTLPCDSWLQGPLQEPVEAPATRRELFSGSNPGKLGESPSGGKAGPEEDEEGVSFPDFQPQDVTQHQGFPDELAFRSCSEIRSAWQALEQGQLARPGFPEPLLILEDSDLGGDSRSGKAGAPSSERTASRVRELARLYSERIQQMQRAETRASANAPRRRPRVLAQPQPSPCLPQEQAEPGLLPAFGHVLVCELAFPLTCAQESVPLGPAAWVQAAIPLSKQGGSPDSQGLHVSNLPKQDHPGIHVSAATLLPEQGGSQHVQAPAATPLPKQECPLHLQVPALTSSPDPGHPETQVPATTPLPEHRSHVAIPAPSTAFCPEQGHCVDIHVPTTPALPKEICSDFTVSATTPVPKQEGHLDSESSTNIPLTKQGGSRDVLGPDPVCSQPIQPLSLHGSSLDPQGPGNSPPPLPCHLPDLQIPGTSPLPAHESHLDHRIPANAPLSLSQDLPDTQVPATTPLPLPQGLTDIWVQALPTSPKQGSLPDIQGPAATPPLQEPSLTDTQVQKLTPLLEQKSLTDAHDPAATPLPERGSSLDIQGLLPTPFQTTMVLSKPGGSLASHVARNLWAFAGPRGLLMPVSICEPGHETSPKQRLQPDAIDPQNLTRKSRH